A region of the Fischerella sp. PCC 9605 genome:
CTGGATGTAGCTGCGAATTTTATCGGGGATTGGTTGGAAAAGCAGAGGCCCGCTACTGACAACAAAGGTGTAACGCAGAAGTTCGTCTAAGAATTTGAGAATAACTAAACCCCATAAAAGATTGCCGGAATAGCCCAAAGGCAACAATCCTAACAGGGGAATCGTTAGGGGCATTAAAATGCCTACGGTAACTGGTAAAGTTGCAGCAGTAACAAACACTCCAAAGCGTTCGAGAGCGCGACTGGAGATAAATAACTGCATTCCTAGCTCGCATACTCCCGTAATTCCACCTAATATGCCCAAAAAGCTAGCAATATCTTTACCCTGAAAATTAGACTTTAGCTGGCTAAGATATTGAAAATCTATTAACACTCCCATTGCTTGCAAGAGAGCAAAAAAGGCAAACAATAACCAGGCGTAACGCTTCAGTGGGGCAAAAAGGCGGCGTTTTTGAGAGTATTGTGTTTCTTCTATTTCTTTTTGAGGAACATCTGGGAAAGCCTGCGGATAATTTTGACTGAGATACAAAAGAATGCCCGCTCCCAAGGCGATAAATATACCAGCGATGGGCATAATTACGTTATCTAGCCCGACGAATAGCAGCAGAAAAGGCAAACTAAAGCCGCTGAGGACATCAGCAACTAAAACGCCACTGCTGATGAGTGGGTAGGCGCGTTTAATCTCCCGAATGTTGAAAAGTTGGTTGGCAACGATCGAGGTGTTGAGGTCGTTGATCGTGTAAAATGCATCTACCCATAATCGCAGCAAAAATATCATAGGTACTGCTAGGTAGGAAACGTGCAAACCCAGACGCAATAAAAGTAATGGCACAAACATGCATGGCGCGATCGCCACAATTACCCGCCGCAAGGGAAAAATCTTTTGCAGCCAAGAATATAAAATTACTAAGACTGCACCTATGATTGCACTGGCGATATAAATCCAAGGTAAGGATTTAGCCCCGTACTCATCCAAAAACAGTGCCACCGCAGAGTCTTCTGACCAGCGCAATCCTACTGAGGTTATAGTATAAAAAGCGAACATCAACCAAGTGCGATCGCTTTCCTCCGGTCGGAGATTTACCCACTTGAGTAATTGCGACAGAATGCTTCTTTTTGGAGCAGCCCAGTAATTTTTCAGTTCCATGCAGTTTTCTGTGCTACACGTTTAATTTGTTGGTAGTTGGTAGTTGGTCGTTGGTTGGTAACTGTATTCCAAACAACAAACAACAAACAACAAACAACACAAATTAGTTGCTCAGTTCTGCATGACCAGTATTGTTGACTCCATTCCTGGAAACAGCAAAAATCCTGAGCAACTGAGTATTATTTTTCCCACTCAGCACTCAGGACTATCATTTTGGATTTTAATTTGTTGATGGTTAGTAGTTAGTAGTTAGTAGTTGGTTTTTTCCACTAACTACTAACCAAATCAATTACTTCTTCGGCGAAAGGAGCATCATCATGTTTCGTCCTTCTTTTTTGGGTGCTTGCTGTACTTCCGCAACTGCTTCTAGATCCGCAGCCATGCGCTTGAGCAAATCTTCTGCTAGATCGCTGTGCTGTATTTCTCGACCTCTGAACATCACAGTAGCTTTCACTTTATCGCCATCTTTGAGAAAACGTTCTGCTTGCTTAACGCGCACGTTGTAGTCATGTTCTTCTATCTTGTAGCGCATCTTCACTTCTTTAACATCAGCTGTGTGCTGCTTCTTCCTGGCTTCCCGCGCTTTCTTCTCCTGCTCAAATTTGTACTTCCCATAGTCCATAATCCGACAAACCGGGGGGTCAGCCTTGTCACTGAGCAGCACTAGATCCAGCTCTTTTTCCTCTGCTAGTTGCAGCGCTTCCTGCGGGGACAGAATTCCCAGTTGGGTTCCATCAGTATCAATGACCCGAATTTTCGGGAAGCGAATTCTTTCATTAATTTGGGGCAAATCGCGAGTTCTTTTTTTCTCAGTCACTGGCATTATGATTTGTGGGAGCTCTTTGTTAAGAATTGGGTTTGGTATTGTTTAATTTGCCTCAGGAGCATAAAAAATGAATATCTGAGGACTAATAATCAGGTTTACAATTCTAGGGTAACTAATTCCGTAGAATAGTTTTTCAGCGATCGTATATGCCATTCTACTCATTCTGAGAGAATTTCTATTCAATAGTTAACCTAAATTACACATCCGCAGCATTTGTTAACTATTGTAGCATTTATTTGTTATATTATTGACATCTTAACCTTTCAGTATACATTGTACTAATGCAGATTTTAAATCCAATATTTCTCAAAATCAATGTATTTCAGGTCACAAAAAAACTTTTTCCAGTATGATTACTGAGAAAAGGCGATAGAACATTGTTGGCAACTCCTCGACCATTAGGTATGAGGATTCTTCCTTCACCCAACGTTGCCTCTAAAAGCAGTGCCTTTAGATGGTCTTACAGGTTGTCCAGAAGCGGTAGCGAGATGCCCTCCCGCCAAAGTCGTAAACCTTCATCTCTGAATATTTATGGCAGCATTAATATCCCTGTCGTGTAAAGTATAAATAAGGCGAGAAAAAGGGTAAACAAGAAGAGAAACAGAGATTTTGATACTCTTTTGCACCCTTACTGGAAAATGGCGATTTTTAAGACTCAATCTCAGCTAATTCTAACCATCGCTCTGTCGCCGTATCAATTGCTTGCTTCAGCGTTTCCACCTGTTCGTAGAGTTTTTGGACTTGGGTGTAATTTCCTGCTGGAACATTCGCCATTGCTTTTTCTGCTTCTGCTTTCTCAGCTTCTAATTGAGCAATTTTATCTTCCAACTGCTCAAACTCCCGCCTTTCCCAAGTCGATAGGCGCTTTTTCTTTTGAGGTTCTTTAGGTATAGACGTTGCAGGGAACATCTCTACGTTTTTCGTCTTTTCCTTTGTATTAGTAGATTCTTGTTGCTTTTCTTCTTCAGCTTTTTTGTAGTCAAGATACACAGAGTAATTACCAGGATACTGTCGAATATTTCCTTCTTCTTCAAGAGCAAAGATTGTATCTACAGTGCGGTCAAGAAAATAACGATCGTGGGAAACTACAATTATACAGCCGTTAAAGTCTTCTAAATATTCTTCCAACACTGCTAACGTCTGTACATCTAAATCATTTGTCGGTTCATCTAATATCAAAACATTAGGCGCACTCATGAGAATACGCAACAAAAATAAGCGCCGTTTTTCACCACCAGAAAGTTTATGAATAGGAGCATATTGCTGATTTCCTGGAAATAAAAATCGCTCCAACATTTGGGAAGCAGTAATTTGCGTACCGTCGGCAATTTTGACGTATTCTCCTTCTTCTTTGATATAGTCAATCACGCGCTGATTTTCGTTTAACGCAGTCAGTAATTCTTCAGAATGCTGGTCAAAATAGCCAATATGAATCGTTGTACCGATTTCCACACTACCTGTATCTGGCTGCACGCGCCCAGTGATAATATCCATTAAAGTAGATTTACCTGCACCGTTACCGCCGATAATACCAATACGATCTTCTGGATTAAATTCGTAGGTAAAATCCTTGATTAAACTGCGTTCGTTGTATGCTTTAGAGATGTGATTGAGTTCAATCACTTTTTTACCGATGCGACGACTAGGTGTTGAAATATCGACTTTACCCTGAGCTTGTTTAAACTCCGTCGCTTGCATATCGCGAATGCGTTCTATTCTAGCTTTTTGCTTAGTACTTCTGGCTTTTGGCCCTCTTTTTAACCATTCCAACTCGCGCCGCAATACTCCTTGAAATTTGCGCTGACTGCTAATAGCGGATTCTTCGGCTTGGGTCTTTTTTTCCAGGTAGTATGAATAATTACCAGAGTAAGTATAAATGTCACCTCTATCGATTTCAATAATACCGTTGGTGACGCGATCTAAAAAGTAGCGATCGTGAGTAATGAGCAAGAGTGCGCCGCGATAACGGTTTAAATAACTTTGCAACCACTCCACAGAATTTGCATCTAGATGGTTTGTCGGCTCATCCATGAGCAATAAATCTGGTTCTGATAGCAAAGCTGTAGCTAAGGCAATACGTTTGCGATAACCTCCAGATAAAGTTTTGATAGTAGCATCAAAATCTATAATTCCTAATTTGGAAAGAATTATTTTGGCCTTAGTTTCCAGTTCCCAAGCACCTATTGCATCCATACGCTGCATCACCACAGAAAGGCGGGACATCAGCTGATTATCTTCTGGATAGTGAGCGAGTTTATCGGATATTTCTTCATACTCACGCACCAAAGCCATTTTTTCACCACTGTCAGCAAATACTTGCTCTAAAACTGTGTGATTTTCGTCTAAATCTGGCTGTTGAGGCAAGTATACAATCTTAGCGCCAGAATTAACTAAAATTTGACCTCCATCAATCGGTTCTAGTCCGGCAATCATTTTTAATAATGTTGATTTACCAGAACCGTTAGTGCCAATTAAACCAACTTTATCAGTAGCATCTAGACTAAAACTGGCATCTTTGAGAATTTCTTTGATGCCAAAATCTTTTTTAACTGATTGTAGTGTAATAAGACTCATAATTTTTATGTGATTAACTTGGTGTCTTAGTGTCTTGGTGGTTCAAATATATATTTTATGAACCA
Encoded here:
- the infC gene encoding translation initiation factor IF-3, which codes for MPVTEKKRTRDLPQINERIRFPKIRVIDTDGTQLGILSPQEALQLAEEKELDLVLLSDKADPPVCRIMDYGKYKFEQEKKAREARKKQHTADVKEVKMRYKIEEHDYNVRVKQAERFLKDGDKVKATVMFRGREIQHSDLAEDLLKRMAADLEAVAEVQQAPKKEGRNMMMLLSPKK
- a CDS encoding ABC-F family ATP-binding cassette domain-containing protein, with the protein product MSLITLQSVKKDFGIKEILKDASFSLDATDKVGLIGTNGSGKSTLLKMIAGLEPIDGGQILVNSGAKIVYLPQQPDLDENHTVLEQVFADSGEKMALVREYEEISDKLAHYPEDNQLMSRLSVVMQRMDAIGAWELETKAKIILSKLGIIDFDATIKTLSGGYRKRIALATALLSEPDLLLMDEPTNHLDANSVEWLQSYLNRYRGALLLITHDRYFLDRVTNGIIEIDRGDIYTYSGNYSYYLEKKTQAEESAISSQRKFQGVLRRELEWLKRGPKARSTKQKARIERIRDMQATEFKQAQGKVDISTPSRRIGKKVIELNHISKAYNERSLIKDFTYEFNPEDRIGIIGGNGAGKSTLMDIITGRVQPDTGSVEIGTTIHIGYFDQHSEELLTALNENQRVIDYIKEEGEYVKIADGTQITASQMLERFLFPGNQQYAPIHKLSGGEKRRLFLLRILMSAPNVLILDEPTNDLDVQTLAVLEEYLEDFNGCIIVVSHDRYFLDRTVDTIFALEEEGNIRQYPGNYSVYLDYKKAEEEKQQESTNTKEKTKNVEMFPATSIPKEPQKKKRLSTWERREFEQLEDKIAQLEAEKAEAEKAMANVPAGNYTQVQKLYEQVETLKQAIDTATERWLELAEIES